AAAAACCCGATGTCATTTTAATGGATATTAATCTTCCCGGTGAAACGGGAATTCAATGCGTAAGTAAGTTGAAATCCAAATTCCCTGAATTAAATATATTAATGCTTACGGTTTATGATGACAGCACAAGAATTTTCGAAGCATTATCTGCGGGTGCAAACGGATATTTGCTTAAAAGAACCCCGCCATTGAAACTGCTTGAAGCAATTAAAGAAGTTAACCAGGGGGGCTCACCGATGTCGAGCCAGATTGCAAGAATGGTGGTTGATTCATTTAAGGGTATGGGAATTTCGTCAGAGGAAAAAAAGAACTTAACTAAGCGTGAGGAGGAAATTCTGTCACTTCTTGCCAAAGGTTTCAAATATAAAGAAATTGCTGAAAAATTATTTATCGGAACTGAAACAGTAAGAAGTCATCTAAGAAATATTTATGAAAAGCTCCAAGTGCGCTCCCGCACTGAAGCAGTTGTTAAGTATTTAAAAGGATAATTAAGTATAAAATTTTAATTATTTAAAATGAAAAAATATTGTTTATTAATTACTTATAACATATTCCTTTCAACCCTTTATGCAACAGCTTTTGCACAAAACCTATTTCAAGTAGCTGTAGGAGGTTCTGGAAGTGATATTGCATATACTATAATACAAACTGATGATGGCGGGTATGTCGCTGCTGGTTCGACTAATTCTTTTGGGGCAGGTCTCAATGATATTTACATTGTAAAGATAAATTCTAATGGTTTACTTCTTTGGACGAAGACATTTGGAGGTTCTGGAGCGGATAATGCAAATTGTATCATTCAAACCTCAGATGGGGGGTATATAGTAGCCGGTTCTACAAATTCTTTTGGTGCGGGACTACTTGATGTTATGGTCTTGAAAATTAACTTTACCGGAAATCTTGAATGGTTCAAAGTTTTTGGAGGAGAAGATATTGACTTTGCTAACTCAATTATACAAACTTCAGATAATAGTTATATTATTGCAGGAGAAACGTATTCTTTCGGATCTGGAGGTGAAGACATGTATATTATTAAATTAGATTCAGGAGGGAATTTTGTGTGGAACAAAGCAATCGGGGGTTTCGGAGATGATAGAGCTTCCTGTATTGTGCCAACTTTTGACGGAGGCTATGCTGTAGCAGGCAGAACAACTTCTTATGGGGCTGGATTTAACGATGTTTTCATAATGAAGCTTAATGAAAGTGGGTTAGTGATGTGGAGTAAAACAGTCGGTACGAGTACCGGTGATGCAGCCTTTTCCATAATACAGACAAATGATAGTGGATTTGTCTTGGGGGGGCATACTGAACCGAGCCAATCACAACATTATTTATTGAAATTTAATGCCATTGGAACGTTAGAATGGACTAGATATATTGCTTCCAGTTCAGGATTTATAACCAAAGTTCCTGTTATCCAAACTCCGGATGGAGGCTATGCTTTGGCTGGTTTTACGACTATTGGGTCAAGTGGTAATGATATAATAATTTTAAAATTTCTTGAAAACGGAACTCCCCAGTGGTTTAAAAAAATTGGAGGTACAGGCAGCGATATTGGTTGCTCATTAATACCCATTACATCTGGAGGTTTTGCTTTAGCTGGTTATACTTCTTCATATGGATCAGGTGGGAATGATATTTTTATAACAAAACTGGATTATAATTTGAACACTTGTGGAAATATAACTTTCTTATCAATTTCATCTGGTTCATGGGGATCTGTTTCATCACCAACTCCAATAGTTACTATACCAACACTAACAATAACATCCCATACTCCAATAATAGGTTCGGGAGGGACTTTAACATCTATTTGCAATATCGTTAATATTTCTTCTCAGGAAATTAAAGCACCAAATGAATTCACTCTTTTACAAAACTACCCAAATCCATTTAATCCTTCTACAGTTATTAAATTTCAGATTCCAAATAATGAATTTGTATCTTTGAAAATTTATGATATGTTAGGTCATGAAGTAGAAACACTAATTAATGAGCATTTAACTTCAGGAACTTATGAAGTTGAATGGAATGCAGAAGATTATTCGAGCGGAATATATTTTTGTAAGCTTCAAGCAGAAGAATATGTAGAAATTAAAAAAATGATATTGATGAAATGATAAAGATAATTATTATAAACTTTGTATTTGTATTCCTAGCTGCCGGAAATGTTTCAGGTCAATGGACGCTGGTGAACGTTCTTTCGGACCTTGGTCAATTTCCTTGTCTCTCGGTTTATGGTCCTAATGAGCTAGTAATTGCAGGTGGAGGGATAAATACACCTAAAGTTTATAAATCAACCAACGGCGGAATTAGTTTTATAAATATTTCCGGTAATCTGACAGGACCTAAGATATTTTCAATATATGCAGTAAATGAGAATTTAATTTTTGCAGGAGATGGCGGTTCATTTAGCGGAGCCGGTGGAAATGCAAAATTATGGAAAACAACAAACGGTGGATTAAACTGGTCAGTTGTTCTTTCAACGGGTGGAATATATGGATTTTTCAATGGAATTATTTTTTCTAAAACAAATCCTTCCTTCGGAATTGCAGTGAGTGATGCACCGACCGACGCTGAATTTTTTGTAGCAAAAACTACTAATGGAGGAAATAATTGGATTATTCAGAGTAATACTCCATCAGGTTTTGGTCTCAATGGAGTGCTTGGTTCAGTTTTTTGTATTGA
The DNA window shown above is from Ignavibacteria bacterium and carries:
- a CDS encoding T9SS type A sorting domain-containing protein produces the protein MKKYCLLITYNIFLSTLYATAFAQNLFQVAVGGSGSDIAYTIIQTDDGGYVAAGSTNSFGAGLNDIYIVKINSNGLLLWTKTFGGSGADNANCIIQTSDGGYIVAGSTNSFGAGLLDVMVLKINFTGNLEWFKVFGGEDIDFANSIIQTSDNSYIIAGETYSFGSGGEDMYIIKLDSGGNFVWNKAIGGFGDDRASCIVPTFDGGYAVAGRTTSYGAGFNDVFIMKLNESGLVMWSKTVGTSTGDAAFSIIQTNDSGFVLGGHTEPSQSQHYLLKFNAIGTLEWTRYIASSSGFITKVPVIQTPDGGYALAGFTTIGSSGNDIIILKFLENGTPQWFKKIGGTGSDIGCSLIPITSGGFALAGYTSSYGSGGNDIFITKLDYNLNTCGNITFLSISSGSWGSVSSPTPIVTIPTLTITSHTPIIGSGGTLTSICNIVNISSQEIKAPNEFTLLQNYPNPFNPSTVIKFQIPNNEFVSLKIYDMLGHEVETLINEHLTSGTYEVEWNAEDYSSGIYFCKLQAEEYVEIKKMILMK
- a CDS encoding response regulator transcription factor, producing MPIKVSIVEDNSGIRESLEILINGSEGFTCLSTYKNAESALINIPHEKPDVILMDINLPGETGIQCVSKLKSKFPELNILMLTVYDDSTRIFEALSAGANGYLLKRTPPLKLLEAIKEVNQGGSPMSSQIARMVVDSFKGMGISSEEKKNLTKREEEILSLLAKGFKYKEIAEKLFIGTETVRSHLRNIYEKLQVRSRTEAVVKYLKG